The DNA region CTGCTAACTCTATGGATTGGGGTCACTGTTTCTCTTAAATACATGCCAAGGAAGACAAACCCCAGTTCTGTTTACTATTTACAAGCCTCTATTTACCTCTATGTGTCTCTTTACCTAGCAAATAGGTTTTAAAAGGGCATACATGCAATATTGTTGCCAGCATGAAGCACATAGAACATTGCTCTAGAAACTACTTGATGAGTATATGATTATTAATTGACATTTATTTAAGGACAAAAATGCAGTGAGAGATGCTGTAAAACTTGTCCAAATCATCACTCATAAGTTGGACAGTCGGTTCTCAAATCCAGCCCTGGGATGATGATCTGGCaagaccacatttttttttactagcGAGGCACCTACACCATACATGTCCTCTTAAACGCTCCCTCTCCCTGAAATCTTGTCATGACGCACTGAGGGACTTAACAGAGCTGACGTCACTTCCGGCTAGCAAAAAGACCACTGAGGCTTGAATCAGAATTGGCTACGCTATTGGCTCCCTTCAAGGCTTCAGGTCTACGGCCACTGGGGGGAAAATAGATAGGAGCATCTCCCGAGCCACATGACCTGAGAGCATTTGGTTGAGtttctgagaaaatgtcttcaggtGTCTGAGAACTAACTGCTCCACTTGCCTTGTTCCCAAGAGCCTTGCTGTCACTCTTCAGACCTAGAATGGAAGTCTAGGTATCACTTCATGTCCCTGAAGGCTTCCTGGCCCTCATCAAGGACATCCATGTCTAGAATAGACCTGACTTCTGCACAGCCCCTTCATATTCTTAAGTCCCTCGAGCAAGTGAAGACTGCCAGACAATATCCCTCCTCTCGCCTTACCCAGCTGGTCTCAGTTCATTGCTGctagctggggtggggtgggaagtagaattcctgtttccatggcaacctaGGGTCCATGAGCATCCCCTTTCTTGACCAAGGAATGCTGATGGCTATGAGATTACCTTCTACCCTAAGCCATGAGGTCACCTTAGGTCTACCTGGGACCAAGAAGGCTCTCTACTGCCCTGCTCTGATGGCTTCACATACTTAAGATACTGATATGGCAGCCAAGGCCTCTCACCCACTGCTGGTAATTAGCTTGTCGTTGCAATTCCAAGACCAAGACCTTCTCTCACTTCCTTTCAGTCTATGAACAGTCTGCTGAGGTAACTTTCCTCAAAAGCATATCTCATTGTCACTATTCTGCCCCAGGTCACAGTTATTAGAATCACTATGACATACAGAACCAATCCCTCCACCTCCTGTCCCCCaactccatctccatctcctcctcactTTCCAGCACCCTCTGTGGTCCAGCCCTTTGGTCTGTCCAAGGGCAGCACAGCTTGCTCTTAGATGCTTATCTGGCTGTCTCCCTCCAGCCTCTAACCCTGCCCACTAGCCTTTATCCCTTCTTGGGTCAAAAAGTTAACTGAACCATATGCTTTAAACAGCGCCATCAAGAGAGCCTTCTCACTGAGTACTTCAATAACACCTACTCTGTCTATCCCCAACCAGGCAGGAACTTGGGCCCGGTCTATTCTTCCTTGAAGCCCATGTTTCTGTAACATAGTTGCTTACATGTTCACATGGCACCTCTAACAAAAGGGCCTTTGGCTATTTCTTGCCTCTTAACTCTCCCTAAATAAGGACCCCTAACCCAAAAAATTCCAACTCCCcccatttctctttatttctctaaCTACCCCCACTACGTTTTAGAAATAGAATAACCACAATAAGAGTTAGATATTGCCAGTGGGAAATGGGTATTTTATGCTACGGAGAAATGAAGATTACCTCTGAACAATCAATTAGCAAAAAGaactgtctctgtccctctgttttTGGATATAACTAAGTGTCTATTAGGCTTTATGGGTTGTAATACACAAGTTAAGTACAAATTAAGGATTTATAAATACCaaataaaggattttaaaatgtttaaactcctgggggctggagatgttGCTCAGCTGGTAAataaatgcttgcctagcatgcatgacgGCCTAAGTTTGATCCTTAACACCATATAAACTGGACATGAGGCTATAGttgtataatcccagcacttgggggagggTAAGCAAGAGGATCCGAAGTTTAAAGTCACTGTCAGCTACAaagagagtttgagaccagcaatccataagattctatctcaaaaaagaaaaaaaaaaaaaaaaaaaagaaagaaagaaagaaagaaaagaaaagaaaaaaggtacaaaagagagcacacacatacacacagacacacagagccgGGACACAACAAAGTGTGTGCTCATTGGGAAGGATGACTCTCAGAACCAGGACAGGACTGTAACCCAGTAGCCCTTGTCTTCATGTTCAGAGACATATAGCTTTTCTACTCAAATTTTTCATAGTTTTTCAATCATCTCTCGAGATTCACATTGCTTGAACCTTGGAGGATGTGAAAATAGCCATTAAGTCCCATGTTTATGATGTCATCATATCAAATGGGAGAAATGGAGGGACGTGGGTATATTTTTGGTTTGGCAGACTCTAGgacaatttttttctctccaacaTTTGGGGTTTGGCTAAAACCAAACCTTATTTTGCCAAGCACTttggctttaatttttaaacccatgtgtactttaaaagaaattctatCTATATGTTTCTGACTCATTTACACTTAGCTCATGAAAACCCTGTTTGGTAAGCGCTAATAGATGTCCGGGCAGGTTTATGAGCCTTCTTAAGCCTTCTTTTCCCTCCATCCTTACCAGAGGTTGTATTTTGCTGGCCATAAAAGAGTGTGAGCCCCGGAGGCATGTGAGCAGTCTGAGATTCACGACCTCTGAAGCTTAAGTGAGTTACAAGGTACTCTTTCCCCATTCTCTTTTTCCAAAGTGCCCAAACAGGCTCCAGCTGACAAAGACCACTAAGGCTCACCTTCCAACGTGACAGTCAGACTGTGACTGGAGGCAAAAGGAACAAATCCACTCTATCCACCGACAAGTGGCCCCTGAAAGGCTTTGGAGGAAGATTCTGATGCTTCAGGCTCCGATACACACAGATTGAGATCTGACTTTCTAATGAAAGCCTCTTGATCACTCTCAGGAGAAGAAGTGAACTCAACTTGGTTCAAATGAGACCATTTTACCTTTGGAGTACTGGGAGATAATCTTTTTAATAGTAGACAACCAATCATGTTTAGGAGTTttgacacatttaaaaaaaaaaaactgaagccaCTAAAAATGGCATTTGAATTAAaaccagaaaagcaggaaaaaTGTACCCACATGCTATGACTTTCCCCAAATCTTCCATAATAGTGCTTGGATGGTGCAATTACAGTATACTATGGGAGATGGCTTTTGGATCAAGTACTTAAAAATggcttataaatatttaaagtataagCATCTAACAAATCGTAATGACGAAGTTTTTACGTTTAACCACATGCGCTCCAAATATCTTGAAATTACTCTAAATATGggtttaaaatatcaaaagagCTTGTTGACGGCATGCAGAACTGTGTAGGGGAATGTAAACCTGATCGCTTCTTTCTCACACAACACCCAGTCGGCACAAGTTTTAAAGCATGAATGTACAGATTCCTTTAGAAAAGGATCCTGTTACAGTCTGAATTTTAAAGCAGGAAAAGAAGGATAAAATACAGGGTTGTTCTTCTCTCACCGAAAGCAGCTTAGCCAGTGTGCTTTTAGATACTTTGTAATTGTGGGTTACCTCAAGCCTGAGGTGGTAACATTTTAGAAATACTCTTCAAGGAGGCTATCGTTACAAACTGACACAATCAAATAGGACCCCACTCATTTTCAAGACAAACTCTTTGGCTGGGGAAGGAAGCTATGTgcaaaggagagaaccacagaCTTTTAAAGTGTATCTTTTGCACATTAAGGCCTGACTCTTACCAAATGAGTTCCTAAGCCTGCCCTCACCTGTGATTCTTTAAACGTTAGCATCtatctctgctttgtgcttgacCCAAAGCAGAACACAGCATGCCACTGGAAGTTTGAAGGGACACTGATGAGACAACAGTAGGCACAGCCAAGTTTGGATCCATCAGAGCCCTGACCATTTTGTTCTGCTCCCAGGCTCACCTCCCCATGAAGGACCGCACACTTGGTCGATCTAAGAATAGATAGTTGCTCACTTAGGAACTATTTGAAAGCACTAGTTATTAATCCCAAGGTTCATTTTGTGGTCTGTTTTTGCTCCAATCATTTTAAGTGTAGCATTTTCTAGACAAGCCTTAAAATAATCTGgattggggccagagagatgattccatggttaagagcactggttgctcttgcagaggtttagggttcaattcccagcacccacacggcagctcacggCCCCCTGTAATTCCACTCCAGGGTACCCACTGCCTTCTGGTACCCATGAGCActtgcacacatatggtgcacaggcaaaacatcttcacatgtataaataatttttaaaaaattaaaacatattgttCCCACCCTGTTGTTGGCTGTGCAATCACCACTCTGAGGTCAcgcctcttcttctccccccccccccatcagtgCTATGGAGATCCAGAAATCTGAAGAAAAGCGCTACTTACTTGGTACTTAGAGTTGCCATCTGATTGGCCCAATAAACACAGCCCATGCCCAACTGTATTATCTCTTAAAGCTGGTTTATCTCTTTGTCTGAATGAATTGCCTTTATGCCTTTTGAAGCACTTAACATAATttacatgcacataaatgtatCTCCTTAGCATCCATCCACATAGAAAGCGCACTAACACAACATCCAAAGGAGGCAAAGAACTCTGTACAGGGTGGGGAAGGAAAATAGAGCAGCCTCCCCACCCCTTTGGCAGGATCTCTAAACAGGGGAGGCTGGAAAGAGGAGAGTGCTGGTGTGGAGGTGAACCCTGCGCACCAGCTAAGTGTTCCACACTGGCCTGTGTGTGGGTCCCTTAGACACCTCTGCCTCTTTATGAGGCTACTGTGTGTGGAAGTAGGCGTGAGTGACTGGATCATGATGCACGGGTAGCTACTTTCAGTGTGACAGGGGACCCAGGTATTACACCAGGCCATCCATCTATTTCCAGGGCCCTTATGGGCAATGGCTTGCTTGCCATTGTGGGTCAAATGTGTCCTGCTTTCCATTCCTtattccccccccctttctctccatgCCGGGGAACTGGGCCACTCTCCCCAGATCTTCTAGCCTGCCCCTCCCCAGTACCAGTTTCACTCAGCTGTACACTTCTGTGACTCCAGCCAGCCTCTTCCCTTGGTCTCAGTGATATTTTCCCATAAGATGGTGTCTTCCGTACTGTGTAAGCTTTGGGAGTTCAGGTGCCCAGATAGTATCTAGCTTGTATCTTCTCTTGTTTTACATTCTGTCACCACAGGACCTCACTGGCTATGGTAGCTTTAACTTTTTGTATTATGTCACTAAAGTAATCATTTAAAGGTAGTCGGTAACTATGACTTTGTGACATCAAGTCCATGGCAAAAACtgccaaaaaaaacccaaattctCATTTTTAACTGGTAATTAGCTCAGTCCTCTTGgagcaatgagaaaaaaaatccagttccAGATACTGCTTACTAACTATGCAGGATAATCCTTCAGAGGTAAATGGATTCTAAATCTATGGACTCACCATCCCTAAGCAATGAGTGAGCCCATAAAACTTTCTATATACTCTCACAGGACTGAGTGCCACCACACTTACAGTACTGAGTGGGTCCCTCTTGCAAGGTTGTGCACCAAATATTTCTCTTGTCTCAATTCAGTTCTGGTACCTCTTCAATGACAAGGTTATGACTTTGCTCCAAAACACTAACCACCTGGTCACACACTACTCCATCTTCAATCTGAACTTCACTGACATAGTATCTAAAAGTTGCAcattaaggtccctccctttacAAATCCCGGTACTAAGGATACAGGCAGTGGGGAGTTAGTTCACTGaataaacatttctgtgttttatctagccactgttctttcagagagcTGGTGATCATGCCAGCTCTGTCCTATATATACTCACCATTTCCAGGTGTAGATGTGTCAGCCTGGTGGCTCTCAGTGGCTCTTTTCCACCCAGAACTATGCCAAGTGCAAACCGAGGGCTAGGATAACCTTTAATTCAGATACTGTCACCCAGTGGGTATTTCTAATCATTAAATACTTCAGCATGCACAGCTCAGGTCCAGCCTAGGGATGGAGAATTCCCACTTGTACAAACTTCTTCTTTCCACTCtgttatagtttttcttttctttagaagttGGAACCCATGGTTTTAGTCTGACTTTCCCATGCCCTCCAAGAGAGGCTGTTGTCTTGGATTTTTCACTGTGAGAAACAAATTCACCAATGAGTACCTTATCACCTCCTTTTTGGCTTCCCCTGTGAAGCTAACCCTATGCTTTAAAACAGTTTGGGGCTTGTGGCTCTACAACCAGACTAAGCACCAAGAAGCCCAAATTATGTGAAGCTTCTCCAGTTTTCTTCAAATGCAAAGTGTATCCTCCCCTGTTGAGCAGGGACGAACATTGTGGAATTTGGACCAGGAACGAAGAGTCATGTGCTCTCTCTACCCATTTCCACAGCTCTAGAAATGTGAGAGACTGGAGAACCACAGAGCAGAGGGCACTGCATGGGTCTACTGCCCCCAGAGAGCATAAAGAATGGGGTGAAAGGGTtatttctggttttcattttttccccactgattattttgtttaaaatatgttatttccCTGGAAAACCAAGGAATGAggatattttctttgaatatctTCAAAAATTTACACATGGTTACTCTGAACTCCCCAGTGTACCATAAATAAGCATAAACTATAGAGATTCTAGTACAAACATCCCTCTGAGTTCAGGCAGCTACCCACCAAGCTTCCAGGCATCGGCAAAGGAGGGACTAGTCCGTCTACCAATGGAATTCTGTGTGGGGAGAATAGTTTAGACAGTGCTCATACattgctttcattattatttgtggggattttttttttttctagctactGAGGCAGTGGGACTGGGATTCCTAACTTTAAACATTGGCGATTAAAAAGAGTTTACAACCGTCTAAAAATCTTCAACTAAACTTAATCAGTTCTGCATATGGGAGAAACATCTGCCGGTTGGAATCATTTGAAACCACACGCACAAACAAGAATGAATAAAGTCGGGAAAGAGGGGACAGAACCATTTCAAAATGGGAGAGGGAGCCTGCAGTCTACACAGATTGAACAAATGTGTCGAGTTCTTTGAAGGCAAATCTAGTGGCTTTCGGGTTTCGAAATGTATTCTAAAAAGTATGGTATGGTACAGTGAAGGCGAGGCAGCCGATTTAGGCATATAGGTACCCAGCAAGACCTCCCCAGGGATTGGAGGACTGGGATCTGCAGGTCCGCACCGCAGCATGTCACCTTTTACATGGGGCTGGCTATCCTtgtgcttgtgtgacaagcactttgcccacGGAGGCTTCTCCACAGCccttgctttttattctttttttttattcttttaatgcGTTCAGTTTGACTTGTTACCAAGAAGCGCTCACTATTAGGGCACAAAGGGTACTCAGCCCTTAGTCAATAGAGTATTTCCAACTTCCCCAACCATGAGAGTTCCTGAGGGTTAGAGCAAAGGCAGCACTGTGTGTGCAGGGAACCAGAAGGGCCAGAGTGTGGATTACAGCAGGTGGAGGCTGGGTCTTGATGTGACACGGGGCCAGCAATCTACTTGGATGCCCTGCTCACTTACTGGAGATATGGTCTCCCCTCCTTAAATCccttgcctttcttcctctcGGCATCCCTCAACACCCTTGCCTGACTTTCAAAAAGAGCTATAATTTCTCTGGAGACTCACAGTAAAAAGGACTCTCCAATCAAGAGTTAGGCTATTTGGTCCCAGCATCTTCTAGACTTGGCTATTGCCAAGTTAACATTTTTAGTAGTGATGCTGACCCAGGGAAACTACCCTTGTTCGATGGATGACTCCTTCAGAAGCACAGATCACCCAAACAGCCATCTATACAGCTCATGCTTTTAATGACCTTTTGGTCTTTAGGTACTTATAGGGACTGTCGCTGTTCCTGTCCTGGTCTCTTAACACAGTAATGGCAATGAGATCTTTCACCCTCCCACTCTTccttgagtgagtgagtgagtgagtgagtgagtgagtgagtgagtgtgtgtgtgtgtaagtgacaATTCCCAGTGCTTTCTGAAGGTGctcactttgggggggggggaggctcacACATCAATCCTTCGCTCAAAGCACTGTCAAGCAGATTAAATTATCTGGGGCATTTTCAGTTGGCCAGTCTTCGAGAAGGCCAAGGCCACCTGCCTTCAGACTGAAGACATCGTAGgctaaaagaggaaagaagagtgaCCTCACCTCTGGTGTTCTGGCCCCACTGGCAAAGCCACCAGTAGGAAAGGACACCTCAAACCATGGTGGCCAAGAAAAGATTGTCACACTAGCCATTAAGCTCTGGTTCAGGGCTTCCACTCTGGCTGTAAGCGAAGTGCTCACGTTCCCACCGTGAAAGCAACAGGTTGGTGGTCTCGGATCACCAACTGAGCAAGTTGGTAAGTGGAGGCTCGttgctgtgttttataaactTTCCCTCAAGGTGATAAGAGAATTTTTGTAAACGTGGTGACGGCGGGACTAGTTAGCTGATTCTCCTACAGTGCTTGAAATTTAACTTTGGGCTTCACAACTTGGATTTGAATCGCAACTCTGCCCACAGGTTAGCTAATCTTGGACAAGTTCCCCAATCTTATTTTTCCACTAGGAGAATAGCTGTTCTACTGATCTAGCTCCAAAGAAATACTAGGGGGAAACACACAGAAGAGCCTGTATACCCTGTAAAAATACtcttcctgctcccctcccccaggccttCTTCCTGCCTGGATTCACACCTTGCCCCCCACCATAGGATGTAGTCAACCTACTTTGCAcattcttctgtctgtccccagTCCAGGGAAGGAGCAGTGTCTAAGTCAAATGCTGGAGGAATAaccatttctcttctcctttctgtaATCGGTTAATAAACAACCTATATATTTTGGCTTGTTACCTGCTTGGGTAGATGGGAGAGCTCACGCTCTGGGATTGGATGGACAGGCCTGAAGTCAACACCAGGTCGGCCATCGACAAGCTTTGACTGAACAAATATCTCTAAGCCACAGCTTCCTTCTTGGTAGTATGCTACCAGACGCCTACTCTACTAGGATTGGCAAGAGTCGCTACAGTGGCTCACGTGTGGTCCCCGCCATCTCACAGAACTGTTGGCCCACTGGCTAGTAAGTAGGGTACAGTAGTCATAGGGTACAGAGACATCTCCCACTTCATTAGGGTCTACAGGTAGAAGTGAGACTCATCAGCTCAGCCACTGAGTACCACTGAGTGACAAGAAAGGGGGGCGTGGTAGGTTGGCCGCAAGGCTAGTTTTTCATTTTAGCCCACAGATATGGTTATCTTGAGAAGCTAGAGTAAGAGTCTGCCAAAGGGACTACCAGCTCTAGAtgctcgccccccccccccccatgggttACCCAGACGTTTCAATACTGCGCTGCAACCTCCTAACTGAACAGTAAGATCCCTCAAGTCCCTCCCATGCCTCCTTTTCCAGTTGGATAAATTAGGTATGAACccgaaaagaagaaaatagtgtCACAAAACAGAGTGTGCTTTCAACTCAGGTTCAAGGGCTTGAGTGATCTTGGCTCTTAACTGTCTCTCGGCTGTAAACTGGTAATGGTGTACTAAATAACACTGCCAGCTGTCATGGGTGTTGGATCAAAACGTCGATGGTACCTGGTCACCCAGACTGCTCGGAGAAAGTGGTAAGTGAGAAGATGGTGCATCTCACCTCCGCCTTCTAACAAGGAAGGTGAGGGGCGCTGTCTCTTGGAGGAGCGCCCAGGTGGACATACaaaccttttttatttattctggttTCTAATTCGGAGACACCTCCTTTTGAGCGGAGGCTCCAGGTCTTCGGGGCCAGCGCTGAGCATGGGCGAGGAGATGACGCACGGCGTCATGGCAGCCTTCTCCGCGGGTTTTGGCACAGGCTGGATCACGCAGCCGGTCTTGGGCAGCATCCGCAGAGCATAGGCGTGGTCCTCGTCCGCGGGGTTATTGAGGTTCGGGTCCGACTTGTCGCCCCCCGCCAGAGCTTCCTCTCCCATCAGTTTTTTGGTCGCTTCCCCGTCCAGGTGGCAGTTGGAAGCGCAGTTGTTCTCCTTGACCGACTCCAGCTCGTTCACCACAGGCTCCTCCGGCGACAGTAGCTTTTTGGGAGGGGCCGGGGGCGGCGGCTGCTCGGGCGGGGGCTCCGCGCCCTTGGCCTCGGCCGGGACGCTGCGGGTGCCGTTCACGATGACGTTGCAGGCGGCGGCGGCCTCGGGACCCGCGGGGGCGCCCGGGCCGGGGTCGCCGGCGGCGGGCGGGCTGCAGTGGCCGTCCCTGCAGCCGCCGCAGGTCCTGCGCTCCCCGGCTCCCGGCTCGCGCTCCGCCTTGACGTGAGCGTGCAGCGCGCGGTGGATCACATTGTGCAGCCGGGCTCGGTGGCCCACGGTCAGGTCGATGACGCCGTCCTGCGGGCCGTGCAGCACGCCCGCGAAGCCCGGCTGGCTTCCCGCACCCGCGGGGCTGCCCGCGCGCCGGGTCAGGTCTACCACCTCCCCACGACCGCGCTCCGCCGGCGCCAGGCTCAGAGCCTGGCCGGAGCTTCCGGGCGGCGAGTCGGCTGACTTGGAAGAGCCCTGCTTGGAGTCCCGCGGGGATAGGGAGCGTCCACCAGCCTTGCCTCCCGCCGCTGATGAGTCGCCCGGGGCGCTCGGAACGAAGCTCTCCCCGTTGCTGGAAAATCCGTTGGGGGGCTTGGAATCGTTCACATGGGGAATGGGGATTGGGATAGGGATGGGCACCGGCAGGGGCACTATCACTGGATACGGCACGAGCAGCGTGGGGGGCGGCACCAGCGGGGCCAGCGACGGCAGCCCGAAGTTCATCATCTGGGGAACCGGCATCGGGCCGTTTGGCATCATGCTTAcgggagggaagggaaggctgggCAAGGGCGCGCCCGGGGGAGGCGGGGGCAGCAGCCCTGGGGGGTTCCCAGGCATGGTAGGGGTACTTGGGGGGTGGATGTGGGGCGATAGCATGGGCCGGTGCATGGGGCTGGAAGTGGGACCTAGGTTCCTGGGGCCTCCGGGCGGGGGCCCAATGCCCGGGAGCATGGGGTTGGACAAGGGACTATTGGGATTGGAGGCGTGGTGCGGTGGCCCGCGGATGAAGGGCGGGCGGATCTGCTGGATGATCTGCTGCTCCATGAAGATGGGCAGGGGCACTGGGCCGCGGTTGGTCATCACCATGGGAGGGCTGCGAGGCGGGACACCCAGCGGAGGTCCGATGCTAGCAGGTGGCTGGACCGAGACGGGAGGGATGTTCGGAGCCTCGCTGATGGGGAGGGACTTGGGCACTGGCGTGGGGATTTTAGTGACAGAGCAGTTGGCAGTGTCCGATGGAGAAACGGTGGTGGACGAGGATGGGCCGGGGCCCTGGCTTTGGCCAGCTGCAGCCCCGGGGGAAGGGGCTTTCCTCCGAGCATCTGTTAGCGGGATATTCCACGAGTCTGGAGTGAGCAGCTGCACCCCGGTGCCTTCTGCTTTACTTTCCATGTGAGGGTGTAGTGTGCTGCACAGCCCAGCCGGAAGATTGGCCTGTGTCTCTTTGTAGAAAATGTCCATTTTGTATTGATTGAGACATTTTGCACTGCAGAACTGAAGCCTTCTTTCCCCGTCCCCAAAATCCAGGTATTCTTTTGTATGCCTTATGTGTTTACACCAGTCACACACCTacaacacagcaatagaaaccacaaCAGGTAAGATAAGCAACTTTCTTGGGTACATGGCGTTTCATGTTTCACATAAAGGCTCTATTAAACTATACCATAATTTCCCAAATAAGTTGAAGGGTACCCTTTACAGGGTACATTTCTGAAAGATTTATGAAATAAAGAAT from Mus pahari chromosome 9, PAHARI_EIJ_v1.1, whole genome shotgun sequence includes:
- the Sobp gene encoding sine oculis-binding protein homolog isoform X1; this translates as MAEMEKEGRPPENKRSRKPAHPVKREINEEMKNFAENTMNELLGWYGYDKVELKDGEDIEFRSYTTDGESRQHISVLKENSLPKPKLPEDSVISSYNISTGYSGLATGNGLSDSPAGSKDHGNVPIIVPLIPPPFIKPPAEDDVSNVQIMCAWCQKVGIKRYSLSMGSEVKSFCSEKCFAACRRAYFKRNKARDEDGRAETFPQQHCAKETPRLAFKNNCELLVCDWCKHIRHTKEYLDFGDGERRLQFCSAKCLNQYKMDIFYKETQANLPAGLCSTLHPHMESKAEGTGVQLLTPDSWNIPLTDARRKAPSPGAAAGQSQGPGPSSSTTVSPSDTANCSVTKIPTPVPKSLPISEAPNIPPVSVQPPASIGPPLGVPPRSPPMVMTNRGPVPLPIFMEQQIIQQIRPPFIRGPPHHASNPNSPLSNPMLPGIGPPPGGPRNLGPTSSPMHRPMLSPHIHPPSTPTMPGNPPGLLPPPPPGAPLPSLPFPPVSMMPNGPMPVPQMMNFGLPSLAPLVPPPTLLVPYPVIVPLPVPIPIPIPIPHVNDSKPPNGFSSNGESFVPSAPGDSSAAGGKAGGRSLSPRDSKQGSSKSADSPPGSSGQALSLAPAERGRGEVVDLTRRAGSPAGAGSQPGFAGVLHGPQDGVIDLTVGHRARLHNVIHRALHAHVKAEREPGAGERRTCGGCRDGHCSPPAAGDPGPGAPAGPEAAAACNVIVNGTRSVPAEAKGAEPPPEQPPPPAPPKKLLSPEEPVVNELESVKENNCASNCHLDGEATKKLMGEEALAGGDKSDPNLNNPADEDHAYALRMLPKTGCVIQPVPKPAEKAAMTPCVISSPMLSAGPEDLEPPLKRRCLRIRNQNK
- the Sobp gene encoding sine oculis-binding protein homolog isoform X2, translated to MAEMEKEGRPPENKRSRKPAHPVKREINEEMKNFAENTMNELLGWYGYDKVELKDGEDIEFRSYTTDGESRQHISVLKENSLPKPKLPEDSVISSYNISTGYSGLATGNGLSDSPAGSKDHGNVPIIVPLIPPPFIKPPAEDDVSNVQIMCAWCQKVGIKRYSLSMGSEVKSFCSEKCFAACRRAYFKRNKVCDWCKHIRHTKEYLDFGDGERRLQFCSAKCLNQYKMDIFYKETQANLPAGLCSTLHPHMESKAEGTGVQLLTPDSWNIPLTDARRKAPSPGAAAGQSQGPGPSSSTTVSPSDTANCSVTKIPTPVPKSLPISEAPNIPPVSVQPPASIGPPLGVPPRSPPMVMTNRGPVPLPIFMEQQIIQQIRPPFIRGPPHHASNPNSPLSNPMLPGIGPPPGGPRNLGPTSSPMHRPMLSPHIHPPSTPTMPGNPPGLLPPPPPGAPLPSLPFPPVSMMPNGPMPVPQMMNFGLPSLAPLVPPPTLLVPYPVIVPLPVPIPIPIPIPHVNDSKPPNGFSSNGESFVPSAPGDSSAAGGKAGGRSLSPRDSKQGSSKSADSPPGSSGQALSLAPAERGRGEVVDLTRRAGSPAGAGSQPGFAGVLHGPQDGVIDLTVGHRARLHNVIHRALHAHVKAEREPGAGERRTCGGCRDGHCSPPAAGDPGPGAPAGPEAAAACNVIVNGTRSVPAEAKGAEPPPEQPPPPAPPKKLLSPEEPVVNELESVKENNCASNCHLDGEATKKLMGEEALAGGDKSDPNLNNPADEDHAYALRMLPKTGCVIQPVPKPAEKAAMTPCVISSPMLSAGPEDLEPPLKRRCLRIRNQNK